A single window of Rhipicephalus microplus isolate Deutch F79 chromosome 5, USDA_Rmic, whole genome shotgun sequence DNA harbors:
- the LOC142817975 gene encoding uncharacterized protein LOC142817975: protein MEFYSKQEGCQKLHNSAGTYDFTKQINDLFDCLNSRRPQDVQYNEAEHIATLKANIKWLEDCCTYIESLPKQRQVCFLSKPTCGALRITLHSTVALIDRLLKSGFRYVLVGNLGQDPLERFFGIARHVAGDGGHPTVQQFLFIYRMLSVNNLVRPPKRASVDGSGPQLLLTLQGLFGKEKPSTTQVDTLAVLLDDVLLEPTTDCVEDIGPLSTKDSILDYLGGYVAKKFSTLDCLGCIETMLSTTRQPSALIQTKSRGYLKVPSSRLLALLKIVEEHVVTYTVQNIACGDVYARIVEGILLDSRTASASVGCLLHFLGTTAEVVHFFLRCRLHFFTREKNKASRATVRSSCPASGRRKPQC from the exons ATGGAGTTTTATAGCAAGCAAGAAGGCTGCCAAAAGCTACATAACTCCGCAGGTACATACGACTTCACGAAGCAGATCAACGATCTATTTGACTGCCTCAACTCAAGAAGACCACAGGACGTGCAATACAACGAAGCCGAGCACATCGCG ACATTGAAGGCGaacataaagtggctggaggattGCTGCACATACATAGAGAGCCTGCCGAAGCAGAGGCAGGTTTGCTTCCTTAGCAAACCAACTTGTGGTGCACTGAGGATAACGCTGCACAGCACGGTGGCCCTGATTGATCGACTCTTGAAGTCTGGCTTCCGTTATGTTCTAGTTGGAAACCTCGGCCAAGACCCTTTAGAG CGCTTCTTTGGGATAGCCAGGCATGTTGCAGGAGACGGGGGCCACCCAACTGTTCAGCAGTTTTTGTTTATATACCGGATGCTGTCGGTGAACAACCTCGTGCGGCCACCTAAGCGAGCTTCAGTTGACGGAAGCGGGCCACAACTGCTTCTCACTCTGCAAGGTCTTTTTGGCAAGGAAAAGCCCTCTACGACTCAG GTGGACACACTAGCTGTTCTGCTGGACGATGTCCTGCTGGAGCCAACAACAGACTGCGTGGAGGACATTGGCCCCCTTTCGACCAAAGACTCCATTTTGGATTACCTCGGCGGATATGTGGCCAAGAAGTTTTCTACTTTGGATTGCTTAGGCTGCATCGAAACGATGTTGAGCACAACACGTCAGCCATCTGCCTTGATCCAAACAAAATCGAGGGGCTATTTGAAAGTACCTAGCAGCCGTCTTCTTGCTCTCCTGAAAATTGTTGAAGAACATGTAGTGACGTACACGGTGCAAAACATTGCATGCGGTGACGTGTACGCGAGGATTGTTGAGGGCATTTTGCTCGACAGCCGCACAGCGTCAGCAAGTGTAGgttgtctgttgcactttttagggacaacagctgaggttgtacacttttttttgagatgtagattacatttcttcactcgagaaaaaaacaaagcctcgcgggcaactgtgcgcagttcatgccctgcaagtggtaggcggaagccacagtgttaa